In a genomic window of Macrobrachium nipponense isolate FS-2020 chromosome 10, ASM1510439v2, whole genome shotgun sequence:
- the LOC135223948 gene encoding uncharacterized protein LOC135223948: protein MASTNISNLLFPSSSPTFCPLLFLPTPNLPTPLSLSPTHPPHSSSTLLLPNPSFPLLFLAPDATPQPLPPHPPLNSSFLFRHFLLLTPLPQSSFSSSSSLFLISSPPPPRPPPHKRKIMPMDPLQNPSGLIPPSRSISFRHDVSNSWIMADEWIKFS, encoded by the exons ATGG CTTCCACCAACATCTCTAacctcctcttcccctcctcctcaccTACTTTctgtcctctcctcttcctccccactCCCAATCttcctactcctctctctctttctcctactcATCCTCCCCACTCCTCCTctaccctcctcctccccaatCCTTctttccccctcctcttcctcgctcCTGATGCAACTCCTCAACCTcttcctccccatcctcctcttaattcctccttcctcttccgCCACTTCCTGCTCCTCACCCCTCTTCCCCagtcctctttctcctcctcttcttccctgTTCCtcatctcctcccctcctcctccccgcccccctccccacaaaaggaaaataatgccGATGGATCCTCTCCAAAACCCATCGGGTCTAATTCCTCCTTCGCGTTCCATTAGCTTCCGCCATGATGTCTCCAATAGCTGGATAATGGCGGACGAATGGATCAAATTTAGTTGA